A window of Streptomyces sp. NBC_01241 genomic DNA:
AGGCCGCCGGCCTGGCCAAGGCACCGGCTGCGCTCCGCGGCGGCATTGCCACGGGGCGTTCATTTTTTGGGACAGTAGCGAGCCAGTCCGCTCAGCGGAAGACCTCGTCCAGAATCCGGGCGTCAGCGGAAGTGGAATTGTGGTGAAGAAGCATAAGCGCCGGTCAGTGGCGCGTCGGCCGACCTGAACGTCTACGCGCGTCCAGGTCGGCCGACGGCTCGGCAACACTCCGCACACCAGGCGTGAACGGCCGTTAACCCACCGTGAACGACTGCTGCACAATTTTTCCGTTCACGAGCACCTCGCAGGCCCTGATCGCCCTCGTCGCGGGGTCGCGGACGGTGAAGTTCAGGGCGAAAGTGCCGTCGAGTCCGATGACCCGGGTGACGTACGGGTCGGAGGTCTGCTTCCCGTCGGCGGTGCGGCCGGTCACCGACACCGTGGCGACGGGGGCGAAGCCCCGGCCGGTCACCTGGACCACCGTGCCGACGGGCCCCTCGGGCGGCGACAGCGCGAAGGCCGGCCCGGCGGGGGCGGTCCCGTCCTGGACGGTGAACGCCGCCGTCTCGGTGCGCGGGTTGACGAGGACCTCCCGGACCCGGATCGCGACGGTGTCGGCGGCGTTGACGGTGAAGGTCTGCGAGAAAGCCCCGTCCAGCCCGACCACCTTGGTCTTCGCCGGATCGGACGTCTGTGATCCGTCGGCCCGCAGCCCGACGATGGACACGGTGGCCACCTTCGCGAAGCCCTGGCCAAGGACGGTGACGGCGGTGCCCTTCGGGCCTGCCGACGGGGTGAGGACGACGAAGGTCGGGGCGACGGTCAGCGGGGTGAGGGCCTGCGCTCCCCCGGCGGTGACCTGGAGCGCGTACACGGCGCGCGGGGTGGATCCGGCCACGGTGACCGTACCGGCGAGCGTTCCGTCCGCGTTGATCCGGAGGGTGGAGCCGCTGATCCGGGCACTGTTGCAGGCGCTGCCGTCGGCGGCGCAGAGCGCGGCGGAGGGGGTGGTGCCGGTCGGCCAGTCGCCGCCCGAGAGGGTGATCGTCCCGCCGGGTTTGACCTTCGCCGCGCCCGCGGAGAGCGTCGCGGAGGCGTCGGTCACGGTGAACGGTGTGGTCAGTACGGTGTCCGGGTCGTTGCCCTCGTCGACCTGGATCGAGGTGATGGCCGGGTCGGAGACGGCGAAGTCGACGCTGAACGTGCCCTCGGCGGTGCTCTTCACGTAGACGGCGGTTTCGTCGAGCGTCGTGCCGCTCGCGTCCAGGCCGACGGTGTTGATCCACCGGTCCTGGAAGTAGTTGCTGCCGGTGACCTCGATGACGCTGCCCAGCGGGGCGCCGGAACGGGAGAGCGCGATGGTCCGCGGGCCGCCGGGGACGTACGCCTTGACGGTCAGGGGTGCGGTCGCCTCCTTCGTGCCGTCGCCGACCTTCACCAGGTACGAGCCGTCGGGCACCGTGCCCGCGGCAGCGAGCACCGCGTTTCCGGTCAGTTCGCCCGAGCCGCTGATCGCGAGGGTGCCGGAGACGAACTTGCCGGGGTCGCAGCCCCCGCCGTCCGCCGCGCACAGGGACGGTACGGGGGTGGCGCCGGCGGTCCACAGGCTGCCGGACAGGGTGACCGCGGTGGACGGCCGGACGGCGGTGGTCGGCGCGGTCAAAGTGGCGGGCAGGCCCGCGGTGCCCTCGGCGTCCACGGTGCCGATGGAGCCGCCGCCGCCGACCACGTCGCACGGGGTCTCGTAGGTGGAGCCGAGCACCTTCGTCCGTGTCAGATTGCGCACCGGGGTGAAGGAGATCGGTCCACTCGCGTTGGCGGGGATGATGAAGTCCCCTTCGTACGGCGGGATTTCGATGGGCTTCCCGGACGGGATGTTGAGGTTGATCTGGGGTCCGGTGACGGTGACCGTGCCGGTCGCGCCGCCCGACATGGCGAAGTCGATGCTGGGGGTGGTGGGCACATCGCTCAGGCTGAGTCCGCTGGTGGCGGGCGACGGGCCGAGGGTGACCTTGGCGTGGACCTTGCCGCCCGGGTCGACGACGGCCGGCGAGAGGTCGACGCTCATCTGCTGCGGACCGGTGGCCTGACCCTGACCGGCCGGCAGGGTGCAGTGGACGGTCGGCGTGACGGTGCCGGCGTGGGCGGCGGGGGCGAGTGCGACGGCTCCGCCGGTCCAGACGAGCACGGCTCCGGTGGTGAGGGCGACGGCCCGGCGAAACACCGCACCCGGCCTTTCCGTTCTTCTCGATCTCGGCAGTAACGACATGCGGCTCCTTGGTGATTACGGGAAATCTCCTGCTACGGGATCTCCGAATTCGACATGGGCGACGCCCGCCTGCTCCTTGCGAAACGGAGCGGGCGGGCGTCTCCGGGTACGCGCCTTTCCTTCCTTTCCCTGGCGGGCTCTCGGATCCCTGGCGGCCCTCAGAGAAGGGTGAGCGTCAGGGTGGCGCTGTAATCTCCGGGCCGGGTGGTTGTGGGTACCGTCAGTACGAGATCGGCGTCGGCGTCGAACCGGCCGCCGGTGAACGGGCGGGAGCCGTCCGGATTCATCCGGCAGAGACTCGCCGCCTCGCTCCCGAGCGAGGCGGGCGCTCCGGCCACCGGCACGCCCACGCTCCCGTTCTGCGCCGCGCACTTGGGCGTCCACCGGACGGCGCTCGCCGGGATGGTGTCCCCGCCGGCGCTGGTGAATCCGGTGAGGGTGGCGGTCAGGGACCAGCCGCTGTTGACGCCGCGGGCGTCCTCCACCTCGACCCGGTTGAGCCGGGCGCGCTGCACCCCGCTGCCGGTGCCCAGGACCGTCGTACCGAAGTCGACGGTGTCGCCGTCCTGGACCATGGACAGCGTCCCGGCCCGGACCGAGGTGTTCAGCTTCTGGTCGGCGCTGCCACCGCCCCCTCCCCCGTCCGTGGTGACGGTGAACGGGCTGGTCCGTACGGTGGCGGGGTCGTTGCCCTCGTCGGCCTGGACGGCGACGACGGCATCGGAGATCACGGTGAACTCGACGGCGAACGTGCCGTCCGAGGCGCTCTTGACGTACACCGCGCTGTCATCGAGCCCGGTGCCCGTCGCGTCGAGGCCGATGACATTGATCCAGCGGTCCGGGTTGTAGTTCTTTCCGCTGACCGTGATCACGCTGCCGACGGGTCCGCTGCTCCGCGAGAGCGAGATCTCGCGGTCGCCGGCCGCGACGGCCTTGACGGTGAGGGGAGCGGTGGCTTCCTTCGTGCCGTCGTTGACCTTCACCTCGTACGTGCCGTCCGGCACCGCCCCGGCCTCCGCGAGGGTGGCCGTGCCGTGCAGCGTTCCGTAGCTGTCGATGGTGAGGGTGTGGCTCCCGAACTTCAGCGGGTCGCAGCCGCCGCCGCCCTTCGCGCAGAGCGAGGGTACGGGGCTGCCGCCCGGCGTCCAGCCCGAACCACCCAGAGTGACAGGGGTGTTGGGGCGTACGGGGTCGGCGGGGGCAGTCAGGGTGGCGGGCTCGGAGCCGGTGCCCTCCGCCGTGACGGTGCCGATCGAGCCGCTGCCGTCGACCACGTCGCAGGGCGTCTCGAAGACCGAGCCGAGCACCTTGGTCTGCGTCAGCGTACGGACCGGGGCGAAGGAGATCTCCCCCGAGGCGTTCGCGGGGACCAGGAAGTCGCCCTCGTACGGCGGGATTTCGATGGGCGTCCCGGACGGGATGTCCATCGTGAACTCGGCGCCCCGCACGGTGACGGTGCCGGTGGCCCCGCCCGACATCGCGAGGTCGAGGCTGGGGATGGTCGGCACGTCTTCCAGCGGCAGACCACTGGTGGCGGGGGACGGACCCAGCGTGACCTTGGCGTGCACCTTGCCACCCGGAGCGACGACCGCGGGCGACAGCTCGACGGTCATCTCCTGCGGGCCGGTCGCCTCGCCCTGGCCGGCGGGCAGCGTGCAGTGGACGGTCGGGGTGACCGTACCGGCGGCCTGCGACTTCACCGCCCCGGCTGCCTGGGCGGTGGCCCCGACACAGCTCAGGCACAGTACGAAGCAGGCAGCGAGCAGACCGGTCACGCCAGGTCTTCGTCGTCGAATCACCAGACACCCCTCCATGGCCCATTGATTTGCGCACATTGAGGAGGTCGCACGCAGAGAAGTCAAGAGAGAATTGACTGATCGTCATCCGGAGACTGATCGTTATCTGAAATGCCCGAAAAGCATTTCCGCAGGTACTTTCCACGCACCTGTTGACATCTCTTGACATCTCTGAAGATCACAGTTTCACTGCACCCGACATGCCGGGCCCGGCACGCAGATCCGCAAGAAGATCGCAAACGGCGATTTCTTCGAATCCGCGGAATTCAACCGGAAGGAGTTCCTCCCGTCATGTCAATCCCTTCAGTACGGTCATCGGCCGTACGGACGGCGGCCCCGCACTCGCCGGGCCGAAGACGCCTCCCGTTGGTGCTGGCCGCAGCCTGTGCCGTGGTCGGCGCCCTCGCTCTGGCCCCGACGGCCCAGGCGGTGACCCCGGCTTACGTAACGGCCACTTACGACTGCGGAACCTGGGGCCACGGTCAGGCCAGACTGACCCCCGCCGACTCGGGCACGTCCAAGACCATCAAGATCACCTCCTCCGAGATCACCATGCCGCCCGGCACCAGTGCCGACCCGAACAGCATCACAGCGACGCTCAAGCTCACCAAGACCTCGGGCGGCGCCACCAGTCAGGTGCAGTTCTCCGGAAAGCTCAACCCCGGCATGGCCTACCCCAACCCGATCACCCTGGGGCCGCTGAAGCTCACCTCCGGCACCCTGGCCGCGGGTGACACCACGAACTCCGTGGTGCTGTCCGGTGCGCCGAGCGCCACCAACTGGTCACTGCAGATCGTGGCCTCGTCCCCGACGTCGGCCACGGTTCCGTGTGTGGCCACGACCATCCAGTCCGCACCGATCGTCTGGTAGCCGTCTCGACGTCCCGTCCGTTGTCCGTTCCCTGTCGCGTCCGGCTGCCGCACCCCTCCGCACCCGGTCCGTACGCGATCCGCACCTGACCCGCACCCCATCCGCACTGACGACGCCGGCCCGGGGCGAGGACTGTTGTCCCCGCCCCGGGCCGGCACCCGTACACCCCTGACGCGCCACCTCACGTCATGCGGGTGGCCCACTCCTGGACCTTCTGGATCCGCTGCTGGATCTGCCCGGCCGTCGCCTCCGCGCTCGGCGGCCCGCCACACACCCGGCGCAGCTCGGTGTGGATCACCCCGTGCGGCTTTCCGCTCTGATGCGTGTATGCCGACACCATCGTGTTGAGCTGCTTGCGCAGCCCCAGCAGCTGCTTGTGCGTGACCACCGGCCGCGCCTCGGCCGGCTTCTCCAGCAGGTCGGCCTCCCCGGCCGGCTTCTGGCGGCTGTGCGCGATCTGCCGGGTCTGCCGCTTCTGGAGCAGCAGCTGCACCTGGTCGGGTTCGAGCAGTCCGGGAATCCCCAGGTAGTCCTGCTCCTCCTCGCTCCCGGGGTGGGCCTGCATGCCGAATTCGGCACCGTCGTAGAGCACCCGGTCGAAGACCGCGTCGGATTCGAGGGCCTCGAAGGGCAGCTGCTCCTCGGTCTCCTCGTCCTCCAGCTTCTCGGCGTCGGAGAGGAGCTTGTCCTCCTCCGCGAACGGGTTCTCCTCGTCGCTGCCCTTCTTGGGCTTGTCGAGGACGTGGTCCCGTTCGACCTCCATCTCGTTGGCGAAGTCGAGCAGCATCGGGATGGTCGGCACGAAGACCGAGGCCGTCTCGCCGCGCCTGCGCGAACGCACGAAACGCCCGACGGCCTGCGCGAAGAAGAGCGGCGTGGAGATGGTGGTGGCGTACACGCCCACGGCGAGGCGCGGCACGTCGACGCCCTCCGACACCATGCGGACGGCGACCATCCAGCGCGATCCGTCCTCGCTGAACTTGTCGATCCTCTTCGACGCGGCCTTCTCGTCGGAGAGGACCACGGTGGCCTTCTCGCCGGTGACCTTCTTCAGGATCTTCGCGTACTCGCGCGCCGATTCCTGGTCGGTGGCGATGACGAGCCCACCCGCGTCCGGGATGCCCTTGCGGACCTCGGTCAGCCGCTTGTCGGCGGCGCTGAGCACATTGGGGATCCAGTCCCCGGTGGGCGACAGGGCGGTGCGCCAGGCCTGTCCGATGGCGTCCTTGGTCATCGGCTCGCCGAGCCGGGCCGCGATCTCGTCCCCGGCCTTGGTGCGCCAGCGCATGTTGCCGCTGTAGCTGAGGAAGATCACGGGCCGGACGACGCCGTCGGCGAGCGCGTTGCCGTAGCCATAGGTGTAGTCGGCCGAGGAGCGCCGGATGCCGTCGTTGCCCTCCTCGTACACGACGAAGGGGATCGGGTTGGTGTCGGACCGGAACGGCGTACCGGTGAGCGCGAGCCGCCGGGTGGCCGGGTCGAACGCCTCCTGGCAGGCCTCGCCCCAGGACTTCGAGTCACCGGCGTGGTGGATCTCGTCGAGGATCACGAGGGTCTTGCGCTGCTCGCACCGGTTGCGGTGCAGCATCGGCCGGACGCCGACACCCGCGTAGGTGACCGCGACGCCGTCGTACTCCTTGCTCAGCGGGCCCGCGCTGTACTCGGGGTCGAGCTTGATCCCTATCCGGGCCGCTGCCTCGGCCCACTGCTTCTTCAGATGCTCGGTCGGCGCGACGACGGTGATCTGCTGCACGACGTGGTGGTGCAGCAGCCATGACGCGAGGGTCAGCGCGAAGGTGGTCTTCCCCGCGCCGGGGGTGGCGACCGCGAGGAAGTCGCGCGGCTGCTCCTGGATGTACTTCTCCATGGCGCCCTGCTGCCAGGCTCGCAGCTTGCCGGCCGTGCCCCAGGGGGCGCGGCCGGGATAGGCGGGTGAGAGGTGGTGGGAGGCGGTAGTAGTCACGGTCTCCGGTTCGGGTCTCTCGGGTACGTGGGGCGCTGCCCGTACGGGCCGGGACGGACTCGTACGCGATACGACAACCGGGCCACCCTACCGGGGAGCCCGGCGTAAACCGTCTCGAACTACGTCGCCCCGCACGGAATTGCGATGGCTGTCACACCTCGTCGACGACCAGCGCGCGCAGCCCCTGAGAGATCGTTTTCACCTCGTCCATTTCCCCGGTGGCCACCGCGATGACCAGGCGCTCCGCTGCATCGATGTCCGGGCACAGATCTACCCCGTTCATCGCCAGGAAGGTCACGCACGACAGCCAGGCCGTGCGTTTGTTGCCATCGAAGAACGGACGGTTGATCGCCAAGGACTGCAGAAGCGCGGCGGCCTTGTCGATCAGGTCCGGGTAGGCCTCCTCACCGAACATGGCCGCGGAGGGGCGGTGTGCCGCCGATTCGAGGAGCCCGGCATCGCGTACGACGATGTGCATGTCCGCGCAGGCGTGCTCGGCGATGACGAGGATGTCCTCGGAAGTCAGGTAGACACAGTTCACTTGAGCCGCTCCATGAGCTCGCT
This region includes:
- a CDS encoding WxL domain-containing protein encodes the protein MTGLLAACFVLCLSCVGATAQAAGAVKSQAAGTVTPTVHCTLPAGQGEATGPQEMTVELSPAVVAPGGKVHAKVTLGPSPATSGLPLEDVPTIPSLDLAMSGGATGTVTVRGAEFTMDIPSGTPIEIPPYEGDFLVPANASGEISFAPVRTLTQTKVLGSVFETPCDVVDGSGSIGTVTAEGTGSEPATLTAPADPVRPNTPVTLGGSGWTPGGSPVPSLCAKGGGGCDPLKFGSHTLTIDSYGTLHGTATLAEAGAVPDGTYEVKVNDGTKEATAPLTVKAVAAGDREISLSRSSGPVGSVITVSGKNYNPDRWINVIGLDATGTGLDDSAVYVKSASDGTFAVEFTVISDAVVAVQADEGNDPATVRTSPFTVTTDGGGGGGSADQKLNTSVRAGTLSMVQDGDTVDFGTTVLGTGSGVQRARLNRVEVEDARGVNSGWSLTATLTGFTSAGGDTIPASAVRWTPKCAAQNGSVGVPVAGAPASLGSEAASLCRMNPDGSRPFTGGRFDADADLVLTVPTTTRPGDYSATLTLTLL
- a CDS encoding type II toxin-antitoxin system death-on-curing family toxin, with amino-acid sequence MNCVYLTSEDILVIAEHACADMHIVVRDAGLLESAAHRPSAAMFGEEAYPDLIDKAAALLQSLAINRPFFDGNKRTAWLSCVTFLAMNGVDLCPDIDAAERLVIAVATGEMDEVKTISQGLRALVVDEV
- a CDS encoding DEAD/DEAH box helicase, which produces MTTTASHHLSPAYPGRAPWGTAGKLRAWQQGAMEKYIQEQPRDFLAVATPGAGKTTFALTLASWLLHHHVVQQITVVAPTEHLKKQWAEAAARIGIKLDPEYSAGPLSKEYDGVAVTYAGVGVRPMLHRNRCEQRKTLVILDEIHHAGDSKSWGEACQEAFDPATRRLALTGTPFRSDTNPIPFVVYEEGNDGIRRSSADYTYGYGNALADGVVRPVIFLSYSGNMRWRTKAGDEIAARLGEPMTKDAIGQAWRTALSPTGDWIPNVLSAADKRLTEVRKGIPDAGGLVIATDQESAREYAKILKKVTGEKATVVLSDEKAASKRIDKFSEDGSRWMVAVRMVSEGVDVPRLAVGVYATTISTPLFFAQAVGRFVRSRRRGETASVFVPTIPMLLDFANEMEVERDHVLDKPKKGSDEENPFAEEDKLLSDAEKLEDEETEEQLPFEALESDAVFDRVLYDGAEFGMQAHPGSEEEQDYLGIPGLLEPDQVQLLLQKRQTRQIAHSRQKPAGEADLLEKPAEARPVVTHKQLLGLRKQLNTMVSAYTHQSGKPHGVIHTELRRVCGGPPSAEATAGQIQQRIQKVQEWATRMT